Part of the Enterobacter pseudoroggenkampii genome, GGGAAAGGTATCGCCAGCGAGGCGCTGCGCGCGGTGTGTGATTATGCGTTCAACCAGACCAGCGTGAAGGCGATTAACGCGTACGTGCTGGCGGACAACGGCGGATCGGTGCGCGTGCTGGAGAAAGCCGGGTTTGTGCGTACGCAGGTGCTGGAAAAGGCGTATGAAATTGACGGCGTGCGCTATGACGATTGGGTCTATCGGCTGGAGTATGCCGGCCAGCAACAGAATTAGTAGGCCCGGTAAGCGAAGCGCCACCGGGCGATTGGGCTGTACTGCGGCCTGATGCCCTCACCTCGCCCCTCTCCCACAGGGAGAGGGAGAAGCAAACCTACTTCAACGACCCCTTCAGGAACTGCTGCAAACGTGGGCTTTGCGGGTTCGCCAGCACCTCGTCCGGATGCCCCTGCTCTTCAATTTTCCCCTGGTGCAGGAAGATAACGTGGTTGGAGACGTTACGGGCGAAGCCCATCTCGTGCGTCACCACCACCATCGTTTTGCCCTCTTCGGCCAGCTTCTGCATGATGCGCAGCACTTCGCCAACGAGTTCCGGGTCGAGCGCGGAGGTTGGTTCGTCGAACAGCAGCACCTCCGGTTCCATCGCCAGCGCGCGCGCGATGGAGACACGCTGCTGCTGACCGCCGGAGAGATGCACGGGGTATTTCATCTGCTGGCGCTCGTCGATACCCACTTTCGCCAGGTATTTCACCGCACGCTCGCGGGCTTCCTGCTTGCTCAGCCCCAGTACCTGAACCGGCGCTTCCATCACGTTCTCCAGCACCGTCATGTGGCTCCAGAGGTTAAAATGCTGGAACACCATCGTCAGGCGCGTACGCAGCAGGCGCAGCTGGTGTTTATCCGCCACCTTCAGCTGGCCGTCTTTGTCACGCACCAGGTTGATGTTCTGCCCGCTCACCACGATCGAGCCTTCGCTCGGCTTTTCGAGGAAGTTAATGCAGCGCAGGAAAGTACTTTTACCCGAGCCGGATGAACCGATGATACTGATTACATCGCCTGCGTTAGCCTGCAGCGACACCCCTTTCAGCACTTCATGTTCGCCGTAGCGTTTGTGCAAATCAATAACGTTTAATTTGTTCTCAGCCATCATCTTTCTCAGTGCGTCGAAGAAGGTTTTATATGCTGCAACCAGCGTTTTTCAGCCTTACGGAACAGGCTAATCAAAACATAAGAGATAATTAAATAGAGCACCGCCGCAATGCCAAACGCGGTAAACGGCTGATAGGTCGCGGAGTTAATATCGCGCGCGATTTTGAGCAGATCCGGCACCGTCGCGGTAAAGGCAAGCGCGGTGGAGTGCAGCATCAAAATCACTTCGTTACTGTACGCCGGTAACGCGATACGCAATGCCGACGGCAGAATAATGCAGCGATAAAGTTTCACTGAGGAAAAGCCGTACGCGCGCGCCGCCTCAATTTCACCGTACGGAACCGAACGAATGGCTCCCGCGAAAATCTCGGTGGTATAGGCGCAGGTGTTGAGCGTCAACGCCAGCACCGTACAGTTCAGACCGCTGCGGAAGAACGCATTCAGCATCTCAGTGCCTTTTACGATCTCAAGCGTATACATCCCCG contains:
- the hisP gene encoding histidine ABC transporter ATP-binding protein HisP — protein: MAENKLNVIDLHKRYGEHEVLKGVSLQANAGDVISIIGSSGSGKSTFLRCINFLEKPSEGSIVVSGQNINLVRDKDGQLKVADKHQLRLLRTRLTMVFQHFNLWSHMTVLENVMEAPVQVLGLSKQEARERAVKYLAKVGIDERQQMKYPVHLSGGQQQRVSIARALAMEPEVLLFDEPTSALDPELVGEVLRIMQKLAEEGKTMVVVTHEMGFARNVSNHVIFLHQGKIEEQGHPDEVLANPQSPRLQQFLKGSLK
- a CDS encoding ABC transporter permease, with translation MIEIIQEYWKSLLWTDGYRFTGVAITLWLLISSVVMGGILAVFLAIGRVSNNKFIQFPIWLFTYVFRGTPLYVQLLVFYSGMYTLEIVKGTEMLNAFFRSGLNCTVLALTLNTCAYTTEIFAGAIRSVPYGEIEAARAYGFSSVKLYRCIILPSALRIALPAYSNEVILMLHSTALAFTATVPDLLKIARDINSATYQPFTAFGIAAVLYLIISYVLISLFRKAEKRWLQHIKPSSTH